A stretch of the Takifugu flavidus isolate HTHZ2018 chromosome 1, ASM371156v2, whole genome shotgun sequence genome encodes the following:
- the ppm1bb gene encoding protein phosphatase 1bb isoform X2 encodes MGAFLDKPKTEKHSAHGQGNGLRYGLSSMQGWRVEMEDAHTAVVGLPHGLADWSFFAVYDGHAGSRVANYCSAHLLEHILSGGADFSSESSSIEGVKDGIRSGFLNIDEYMRSFSDLRQGLDRSGSTAVCVLLSPTHLYFINCGDSRAVLSRDSQVGFSTQDHKPCNPREKERIQKAGGSVMIQRVNGSLAVSRALGDYDYKCVDGKGPTEQLVSPEPEVCVLERVAEGDEFVVLACDGIWDVMSNEELCDFVRSRLLVCDDLEKVCNSVVDTCLHKGSRDNMSVVLVCFPGAPKISEEAVKKEEELDKYLETRVEELLGSCGEAGVPDLVSVLRSIGAENIPNLPPGGGLISKRSVIEAVYNKLNPHKEEEGSTSELEDPW; translated from the exons ATGGGGGCTTTCCTGGACAAGCCGAAGACTGAGAAGCACAGCGCCCACGGTCAGGGCAACGGGCTGCGCTACGGCCTGAGCTCCATGCAGGGCTGgagggtggagatggaggaCGCCCACACCGCTGTGGTGGGCCTTCCCCACGGACTGGCCGACTGGTCCTTCTTCGCCGTCTACGATGGCCACGCCGGCTCCCGGGTGGCCAACTACTGCTCCGCCCACCTGCTGGAACACATCCTGTCCGGAGGCGCCGACTTCAGCTCCGAGTCCAGCTCCATAGAGGGCGTGAAGGACGGCATCCGCTCGGGCTTCCTCAACATCGACGAGTACATGCGCAGCTTCTCGGACCTGCGGCAGGGCCTGGACCGCAGCGGCTCCACGGCCGTGTGCGTGCTGCTCAGCCCCACCCACCTCTACTTCATTAACTGCGGGGACTCTCGAGCCGTGCTCAGCCGAGACTCCCAGGTGGGCTTCTCCACCCAGGACCACAAGCCCTGCAACCCCCGCGAGAAGGAGCGCATCCAGAAGGCCGGCGGCTCGGTGATGATCCAGAGGGTCAACGGCTCCCTGGCCGTGTCCCGCGCTCTGGGGGACTACGACTACAAGTGCGTGGACGGGAAGGGCCCCACGGAGCAGCTGGTGAGCCCCGAGCCCGAGGTGTGCGTGCTGGAGCGGGTGGCCGAGGGAGACGAGTTCGTGGTGCTGGCGTGCGACGGAATCTGGGACGTCATGTCCAACGAGGAGCTGTGTGACTTTGTCCGCTCACGACTGCTGGTGTGTGACGACCTGGAGAAGGTCTGTAACTCGGTGGTGGACACGTGTCTGCACAAG GGGAGCAGGGACAACATGagtgtggtgctggtgtgtttcCCTGGAGCCCCCAAGATCTCAGAGGAGGCcgtgaagaaggaggaggagctggacaaaTACCTGGAGACCCGTGTTGAAG agctaCTGGGGAGCTGTGGCGAGGCTGGAGTCCCTGACCTGGTGTCTGTCCTGAGGAGCATCGGGGCAGAAAACATCCCCAACCTCCCACCTGGGGGAGGCCTGATCAGCAA acGGAGTGTGATCGAGGCGGTCTACAACAAGCTGAACCCTCATAAAGAAGAGGAAGGG aGTACCAGCGAGTTGGAGGACCCCTGGTAA
- the ppm1bb gene encoding protein phosphatase 1bb isoform X1 gives MGAFLDKPKTEKHSAHGQGNGLRYGLSSMQGWRVEMEDAHTAVVGLPHGLADWSFFAVYDGHAGSRVANYCSAHLLEHILSGGADFSSESSSIEGVKDGIRSGFLNIDEYMRSFSDLRQGLDRSGSTAVCVLLSPTHLYFINCGDSRAVLSRDSQVGFSTQDHKPCNPREKERIQKAGGSVMIQRVNGSLAVSRALGDYDYKCVDGKGPTEQLVSPEPEVCVLERVAEGDEFVVLACDGIWDVMSNEELCDFVRSRLLVCDDLEKVCNSVVDTCLHKGSRDNMSVVLVCFPGAPKISEEAVKKEEELDKYLETRVEELLGSCGEAGVPDLVSVLRSIGAENIPNLPPGGGLISKRSVIEAVYNKLNPHKEEEGACAGGEEESEEGGGNTAAHLLEALRQFRLHHRGQYRSVLEETLAAYHRPGESGAGGGAGRLPGTSDHHEDGQEQPASPPVPPSPPPSPTNAESDAVREAPGPESSPAFE, from the exons ATGGGGGCTTTCCTGGACAAGCCGAAGACTGAGAAGCACAGCGCCCACGGTCAGGGCAACGGGCTGCGCTACGGCCTGAGCTCCATGCAGGGCTGgagggtggagatggaggaCGCCCACACCGCTGTGGTGGGCCTTCCCCACGGACTGGCCGACTGGTCCTTCTTCGCCGTCTACGATGGCCACGCCGGCTCCCGGGTGGCCAACTACTGCTCCGCCCACCTGCTGGAACACATCCTGTCCGGAGGCGCCGACTTCAGCTCCGAGTCCAGCTCCATAGAGGGCGTGAAGGACGGCATCCGCTCGGGCTTCCTCAACATCGACGAGTACATGCGCAGCTTCTCGGACCTGCGGCAGGGCCTGGACCGCAGCGGCTCCACGGCCGTGTGCGTGCTGCTCAGCCCCACCCACCTCTACTTCATTAACTGCGGGGACTCTCGAGCCGTGCTCAGCCGAGACTCCCAGGTGGGCTTCTCCACCCAGGACCACAAGCCCTGCAACCCCCGCGAGAAGGAGCGCATCCAGAAGGCCGGCGGCTCGGTGATGATCCAGAGGGTCAACGGCTCCCTGGCCGTGTCCCGCGCTCTGGGGGACTACGACTACAAGTGCGTGGACGGGAAGGGCCCCACGGAGCAGCTGGTGAGCCCCGAGCCCGAGGTGTGCGTGCTGGAGCGGGTGGCCGAGGGAGACGAGTTCGTGGTGCTGGCGTGCGACGGAATCTGGGACGTCATGTCCAACGAGGAGCTGTGTGACTTTGTCCGCTCACGACTGCTGGTGTGTGACGACCTGGAGAAGGTCTGTAACTCGGTGGTGGACACGTGTCTGCACAAG GGGAGCAGGGACAACATGagtgtggtgctggtgtgtttcCCTGGAGCCCCCAAGATCTCAGAGGAGGCcgtgaagaaggaggaggagctggacaaaTACCTGGAGACCCGTGTTGAAG agctaCTGGGGAGCTGTGGCGAGGCTGGAGTCCCTGACCTGGTGTCTGTCCTGAGGAGCATCGGGGCAGAAAACATCCCCAACCTCCCACCTGGGGGAGGCCTGATCAGCAA acGGAGTGTGATCGAGGCGGTCTACAACAAGCTGAACCCTCATAAAGAAGAGGAAGGG GCCTGTgcggggggagaggaggagagtgaggagggaggCGGAAACACGGCGGCTCACCTGCTGGAGGCTCTGCGGCAGTTCCGCCTGCACCACCGGGGGCAGTACCGCTCGGTGCTGGAGGAGACGCTGGCCGCCTACCACCGGCCCGGGGAGAGCGGCGCCGGCGGAGGAGCGGGGCGGCTGCCCGGGACTTCTGACCACCATGAAGACGGCCAGGAACAGCCTGCCTCCCCTCCCGTCCCCCCCTCGCCCCCGCCCTCACCCACCAATGCGGAGTCGGATGCCGTTCGAGAGGCCCCCGGCCCCGAGTCCAGTCCCGCCTTTGAATGA